In Effusibacillus lacus, a genomic segment contains:
- a CDS encoding ABC transporter substrate-binding protein has protein sequence MRIISICPSNTEILFFLGLMDQVVAIDDYSDWPVPETGKLPKLGPDLNIDMDKLESFRPDLVIASLSVPGMEKNVQRLAERGIPHIVLNPKTIEDIYANIRLVAAHTSSEAKAEELIASLRLRVDRVKEKAGKRSYTPRLYWEWWPRPYISPARDTWLTQISELAGGVNIFADHPGDRFLTQTGEEIVERRPDFIMAVWPGVKPDKIDRGKILSRAGWEQVPAIRNNRIHVLEERLYCRPSPLLIEGLEELAGILHALF, from the coding sequence ATGCGTATCATATCGATTTGCCCAAGTAACACGGAAATTCTTTTCTTCCTGGGACTGATGGATCAAGTTGTCGCCATTGACGATTATTCGGACTGGCCGGTGCCAGAGACCGGCAAATTGCCCAAGCTGGGCCCTGACCTCAACATTGACATGGACAAATTGGAAAGCTTCCGTCCTGATCTGGTAATTGCTTCCCTGTCAGTTCCCGGAATGGAGAAGAATGTCCAACGGCTTGCAGAGCGAGGCATTCCCCATATCGTCCTTAACCCCAAGACAATCGAAGACATTTATGCGAATATTCGACTGGTGGCTGCCCATACATCATCCGAAGCAAAAGCGGAGGAATTGATTGCTTCCCTGCGGTTACGAGTGGATCGTGTTAAGGAGAAAGCGGGTAAACGAAGCTATACGCCCCGTCTCTATTGGGAATGGTGGCCCAGGCCTTACATCTCACCCGCCCGCGATACTTGGCTGACCCAGATTAGTGAGCTTGCCGGGGGCGTGAATATTTTTGCCGATCACCCCGGTGACCGGTTCCTGACGCAAACAGGGGAAGAGATTGTGGAGCGCCGTCCCGATTTTATAATGGCAGTTTGGCCGGGAGTCAAACCCGACAAGATCGACCGGGGAAAAATTCTCTCCCGTGCGGGATGGGAGCAAGTCCCCGCCATCCGGAACAACAGGATTCATGTGCTGGAAGAGCGTTTGTACTGCCGCCCTTCCCCATTGTTGATTGAAGGCTTGGAGGAGTTGGCAGGAATCCTGCACGCCCTCTTTTAA
- the acsA gene encoding acetate--CoA ligase, giving the protein MEKVSKEQTQEWAGVTATAFNLSNYDEMYRIADWKEEERVFSWYDTGKVNIAHEAIDRHAATWRKNKTALLFKDDHREESYTFADLKALSDKFANVLRSKGIGKGDRVFIYMPRCPELYVALLGIVKIGAIAGPLFEAFMEAAVKDRLEDSGAVAVVTTPALKKRILREELPELKYLILVGADAVGPGEVSYEQEMQSAPADFQIEWMDREDPYIIHYTSGSTGKPKGVVHVHNAMIHQHRSGRWVYDLREEDIYWCTADPGWVTGTSAGMFAPWLNGVTMVLRGGRFKPEDWYDTIQRFKVTVWFSAPTAFRMLMGAGVDVVKQFDLSSLRHILSAGEPLNPEVFRWGLQAFGQRIHDNWWMTETGSTMISNFPCLPIKPGSMGKPLPGIYAAIVDDQGNELPANRMGNLAIRAGWPGMMRQIWNNPAKYQEYFQINGWYVSGDSAYKDEDGYFWFQGRVDDVINTSGERVGPFEVESRLVEHPAVAEAGVIGKPDPVRGEIIKAFISLRAGYEPSDELKQDIARFVKTGLAAHAAPREIEFRDKLPKTRSGKIMRRVLKAWELGLPTGDLSTMED; this is encoded by the coding sequence ATGGAGAAAGTTTCTAAGGAACAGACGCAGGAATGGGCCGGGGTAACCGCAACCGCTTTCAATCTGTCAAACTATGACGAAATGTACCGGATTGCTGATTGGAAAGAAGAAGAGCGGGTGTTTAGCTGGTACGATACAGGGAAAGTGAATATTGCCCATGAAGCGATCGATCGGCACGCAGCAACCTGGCGCAAAAACAAGACAGCCTTGCTGTTCAAGGATGACCACCGGGAGGAGTCCTACACATTTGCCGATTTGAAAGCACTTTCCGACAAGTTTGCCAATGTTCTGCGATCAAAAGGGATTGGCAAGGGCGATCGGGTCTTTATCTACATGCCGCGTTGTCCGGAACTCTATGTGGCCCTGCTGGGAATTGTAAAAATCGGGGCGATTGCCGGCCCGCTGTTTGAGGCTTTCATGGAGGCGGCAGTCAAAGACCGTTTGGAAGACAGCGGTGCGGTAGCAGTCGTCACCACTCCCGCCCTGAAGAAAAGAATACTGCGTGAGGAACTGCCGGAACTCAAGTACTTGATTCTGGTCGGGGCCGATGCAGTGGGTCCCGGTGAAGTGTCTTACGAACAGGAAATGCAGTCTGCACCGGCAGATTTTCAAATCGAGTGGATGGATCGTGAGGATCCTTATATTATTCACTATACATCCGGTTCCACCGGAAAACCCAAGGGTGTGGTGCATGTCCACAATGCCATGATCCACCAGCACCGGTCCGGCCGGTGGGTGTATGATCTCCGGGAGGAGGACATCTATTGGTGCACCGCCGACCCTGGATGGGTGACGGGAACTTCTGCCGGCATGTTTGCACCGTGGTTAAACGGGGTGACAATGGTGCTTCGCGGCGGCCGCTTCAAGCCTGAGGACTGGTACGACACCATCCAGCGGTTCAAGGTGACGGTCTGGTTCTCAGCTCCAACGGCTTTTCGGATGCTTATGGGAGCCGGTGTTGACGTTGTCAAACAGTTTGACCTTTCCTCCCTTCGTCATATCCTGTCTGCGGGGGAACCTCTGAACCCTGAAGTTTTCCGTTGGGGACTGCAGGCGTTTGGGCAGCGCATTCACGATAACTGGTGGATGACGGAGACGGGGTCTACCATGATCAGCAATTTCCCCTGCCTGCCGATTAAGCCGGGTTCCATGGGGAAGCCGCTGCCAGGCATTTACGCTGCCATTGTGGACGACCAGGGCAACGAGCTTCCGGCAAACCGCATGGGCAACCTGGCCATCCGGGCAGGGTGGCCTGGCATGATGCGGCAGATCTGGAACAACCCGGCCAAATATCAGGAATACTTCCAGATCAATGGCTGGTATGTGTCAGGGGATTCTGCCTATAAAGATGAGGACGGATACTTCTGGTTCCAGGGACGGGTCGATGATGTAATCAATACATCGGGCGAGCGGGTGGGTCCGTTTGAAGTGGAAAGCCGGCTGGTGGAACACCCCGCAGTGGCGGAGGCCGGTGTTATTGGCAAGCCGGATCCTGTCCGCGGGGAGATTATCAAGGCGTTTATCTCGCTTCGGGCAGGATATGAACCGAGTGATGAATTGAAACAGGACATTGCCCGGTTCGTGAAAACCGGCCTTGCAGCCCATGCGGCACCAAGGGAGATCGAATTCCGCGACAAGCTGCCGAAGACCCGGTCGGGAAAAATCATGCGCCGTGTTCTCAAAGCATGGGAACTGGGGCTGCCAACGGGCGACCTCTCCACTATGGAAGATTAG
- a CDS encoding inorganic diphosphatase, which yields MANSLVVDAFIEIPTGSQNKYEFDKETGRFKLDRVLFSPMHYPTEYGYIENTLAEDGDPLDILVITSFPTFPGCVIESRVIGVLLMTDDKGKDEKLLAVPTEDPRFKEVHSLDDVAPHVLKEIAHFFQVYKDLENKKVTIDGWQGADVAARLLEECKARYGK from the coding sequence ATGGCAAACAGTTTGGTTGTAGACGCTTTTATCGAAATTCCTACCGGCAGTCAGAACAAATACGAATTTGACAAGGAGACAGGCCGCTTCAAACTTGACCGGGTTCTCTTTTCGCCCATGCACTATCCGACCGAATACGGTTATATCGAGAACACACTGGCTGAAGACGGGGATCCGCTCGACATTCTTGTCATTACTTCTTTTCCCACCTTCCCGGGTTGTGTGATCGAATCGCGAGTGATCGGCGTTCTGCTGATGACCGACGACAAGGGAAAAGACGAAAAATTGCTGGCGGTTCCCACCGAAGATCCGCGCTTCAAAGAAGTACACAGCCTGGACGATGTAGCGCCTCATGTTCTGAAAGAAATCGCCCACTTCTTCCAGGTATACAAAGACCTTGAAAACAAGAAGGTCACCATCGACGGATGGCAGGGCGCTGACGTGGCTGCCCGTCTTCTGGAAGAATGCAAAGCGCGTTACGGTAAATAA
- the corA gene encoding magnesium/cobalt transporter CorA yields MIKTYFYNHEDKKMYHDVDLLRKGELLQHENNLLWIDLYNCTVDELKFVGAIFDFHPLAIEDCLHDSPRSKVDNYDDYYFFVFHALRYDEESEREITTEELNVFLGKNYIVTVHQNPLHSIGRIAARSLREPHYMNKGPDFLLYSIVDGITDEYFPIMERISTRIDELEDEMYEHPAQEITEEFLALKRTIVLIRRVIQPKKRIFANVGGRYSFDVQEDNVPYFIDLVDHLERISDSLEVFRDLVSGAMETYYSLVTARTNDTIRVLTIISTVAMPLTFITGFFGMNVPLPFSDHWISTVLITLLLGVMTFGMLKVFREKKWI; encoded by the coding sequence ATGATCAAAACCTATTTCTACAACCATGAAGACAAGAAAATGTACCATGATGTCGACTTGCTGCGAAAAGGGGAACTGCTTCAGCACGAGAACAACCTGCTGTGGATTGACCTGTACAACTGCACCGTGGATGAACTGAAGTTTGTGGGAGCCATCTTCGATTTCCATCCGTTGGCCATTGAGGACTGCCTGCACGATTCTCCCCGTTCCAAGGTGGACAACTATGACGATTATTATTTCTTCGTCTTTCACGCACTGCGGTACGATGAAGAAAGCGAACGGGAAATTACCACGGAGGAATTGAATGTGTTCCTTGGCAAAAACTACATCGTGACCGTTCACCAGAACCCGCTTCATTCGATTGGACGAATTGCAGCCCGTTCCCTTCGGGAGCCGCATTATATGAACAAAGGGCCTGATTTCCTTTTGTATTCTATAGTCGACGGGATCACTGACGAATACTTCCCGATCATGGAACGTATTTCCACCCGTATTGATGAACTGGAAGACGAAATGTACGAACATCCTGCGCAGGAGATAACGGAAGAGTTCCTTGCATTGAAGCGGACTATCGTACTCATTCGACGGGTCATTCAGCCAAAGAAACGGATCTTTGCCAATGTGGGCGGCCGTTACTCGTTTGACGTACAGGAAGACAACGTTCCGTACTTTATCGACCTTGTGGATCATCTGGAGCGTATTTCCGACTCGCTGGAAGTGTTCCGGGATTTGGTATCCGGTGCCATGGAGACCTATTATTCGCTGGTGACAGCCCGAACCAACGATACAATCCGGGTGCTGACCATCATATCGACGGTGGCGATGCCTCTGACCTTTATCACGGGATTTTTCGGGATGAATGTGCCGCTCCCCTTTTCGGACCATTGGATTTCCACTGTTCTCATCACCTTGTTGCTGGGAGTCATGACATTTGGCATGCTGAAGGTGTTTCGCGAGAAAAAGTGGATTTAA
- the trpS gene encoding tryptophan--tRNA ligase, whose translation MKRVLSGVQPTGDVTIGNYLGAIKRFVELQETTKAFFMIVNLHAWTVPQDPVVLREKTISLAALYMAVGLDPNKATIFAQADVPEHTELAWLLQCIAYFGELGRMIQFKEKSEGKQNVTVGLYTYPVLQAADILIYQADQVPVGEDQKQHLELTRDLAERFNSRFGHTFTVPEPLISEFGARIMGLDDPTKKMSKSAPSPFNRITLTDSPDEIKTKIMKAVTDTENEIRYDPETKPGISNLLTIHSLFSGLAVEELVERFRGQGYGTLKKDLVEVVVSHLQPIQERHRQLLVSGEVLDVLKRGAERARAEASKTLYAVKEKMGLVLR comes from the coding sequence ATGAAACGCGTACTGTCAGGTGTTCAGCCCACCGGAGATGTGACCATTGGAAACTATCTGGGAGCGATCAAGCGGTTTGTGGAACTTCAGGAGACTACCAAAGCGTTTTTTATGATTGTAAACCTGCATGCATGGACAGTTCCTCAGGACCCAGTTGTGCTGCGTGAAAAAACCATAAGCCTGGCGGCCCTTTACATGGCTGTTGGTCTCGATCCGAACAAGGCGACCATTTTTGCACAGGCAGACGTGCCGGAACACACAGAACTCGCATGGCTGCTGCAATGTATCGCGTATTTCGGCGAACTGGGACGAATGATCCAGTTTAAGGAAAAAAGCGAGGGCAAGCAAAATGTCACCGTCGGATTGTACACGTATCCCGTACTGCAAGCGGCCGACATTCTGATTTACCAGGCGGATCAGGTTCCGGTCGGAGAAGACCAGAAACAGCACCTTGAGTTGACACGGGACCTGGCGGAAAGATTCAACAGCCGTTTTGGTCATACGTTTACCGTGCCGGAACCGCTGATTTCGGAGTTTGGCGCACGGATCATGGGGCTGGACGATCCCACCAAGAAAATGAGCAAAAGTGCCCCAAGCCCCTTCAACCGGATTACGTTGACCGATTCTCCGGATGAGATCAAGACGAAAATCATGAAAGCTGTGACCGACACGGAAAACGAAATCCGCTACGATCCCGAAACCAAACCCGGAATCAGCAATCTGCTGACCATTCACAGCCTGTTCTCAGGTCTTGCGGTGGAGGAACTGGTTGAGCGGTTCCGGGGGCAAGGGTATGGTACGTTGAAGAAAGACCTGGTGGAAGTGGTAGTGAGCCATCTGCAGCCGATCCAGGAGCGGCACCGCCAGTTGCTTGTGTCTGGCGAAGTTCTGGATGTATTGAAGCGGGGGGCGGAGCGCGCCCGTGCGGAAGCATCCAAGACGCTCTACGCAGTAAAAGAGAAGATGGGATTGGTGTTAAGGTAA
- a CDS encoding VanW family protein, with translation MSASQHRMVLLGAGMFLLLSSTLGCLHQSLTSAPPVKQKAASDRELIPQGVRLGEFPLDHVAKKDLSAHLAALAPSLYEKPQNARKQEASLQLVSERPGRELDIEKTRDRILQAKQGDRVNPVWKLVQPAVTLADLQPAAPINARQIGQFFTPILDTKPDRMENLRVTAKYLNNTVVEPGQEFSFNRIVGMPTEAKGYKKGTVYGDGGKLTQELGGGMCQISSTLYNVALDTHMEIIERHPHSKPVPYVAQGRDATVYDDKDLRFRNTLSKPIIIKSWVSNGRACVAFYEAVRG, from the coding sequence ATGAGTGCTTCCCAGCATCGAATGGTACTGTTAGGTGCGGGCATGTTTCTCCTGCTGAGTTCCACCCTGGGGTGTCTGCATCAATCGCTTACCTCGGCCCCACCGGTCAAACAAAAGGCGGCGTCTGACCGGGAACTGATTCCCCAAGGTGTTCGTTTGGGGGAATTCCCGCTGGATCATGTGGCCAAGAAAGACCTTTCGGCTCATTTGGCGGCTCTTGCCCCAAGTTTGTATGAGAAGCCGCAGAATGCCCGGAAACAGGAGGCAAGCTTGCAGCTGGTTTCGGAGCGACCCGGCCGCGAACTGGACATTGAGAAGACACGGGACCGGATCTTGCAGGCCAAGCAGGGGGATCGGGTGAACCCGGTATGGAAACTTGTCCAGCCAGCTGTCACCCTGGCCGACTTGCAGCCTGCGGCACCGATCAATGCCAGGCAGATAGGGCAATTTTTCACTCCCATTCTTGACACCAAACCGGATCGGATGGAAAACCTCCGGGTAACAGCCAAGTATCTCAACAACACGGTCGTGGAACCCGGACAGGAATTCTCATTTAATCGGATCGTAGGGATGCCGACAGAAGCCAAAGGGTACAAAAAGGGGACCGTGTACGGCGATGGCGGCAAACTGACGCAGGAACTGGGCGGCGGCATGTGCCAAATCTCATCGACTCTGTACAATGTGGCTTTGGACACCCATATGGAAATTATCGAACGGCACCCCCATTCCAAACCTGTTCCCTACGTGGCGCAGGGGCGTGACGCCACCGTTTATGACGACAAAGACTTGCGGTTTCGGAATACGTTGTCAAAGCCAATCATTATTAAAAGTTGGGTCAGCAACGGCCGGGCCTGCGTGGCGTTTTACGAAGCGGTCAGAGGTTGA
- the sleB gene encoding spore cortex-lytic enzyme, with the protein MTKQRYLILLIFVVLLSGFCLPQASSVKSQAVPAFSKTTVYRGARGGDVWELQGRLKYLGFYKGPIDGIFGTQTYWALRNFQYKFGLRVDGILGPKTKLMLWKATKNWRPGGTGTTATGRFSANDIRLLQRTVYGEARGEPYIGQVAVAAVVLNRVDHRRFPKTVAGVIFQPGAFTAVADGQIWLEPNSTARKAALDAINGWDPSGGALYYFNPATATSRWIWSRPQIKRIGKHIFTR; encoded by the coding sequence ATGACAAAACAGCGATACCTGATCCTTCTAATCTTTGTCGTCCTATTGTCCGGTTTCTGTCTGCCGCAGGCATCCTCCGTCAAATCGCAAGCGGTGCCCGCTTTTAGTAAAACCACTGTCTATAGAGGTGCCCGTGGAGGGGACGTATGGGAATTGCAGGGGCGTCTCAAATATTTGGGGTTTTACAAAGGGCCGATTGACGGAATCTTTGGCACGCAAACCTACTGGGCGTTAAGGAACTTCCAGTACAAATTCGGGCTGCGGGTAGACGGAATTCTGGGACCCAAAACGAAACTGATGCTCTGGAAAGCCACGAAAAATTGGCGGCCGGGCGGCACAGGAACAACTGCCACCGGAAGATTCTCTGCCAACGACATCCGCTTGCTGCAGCGAACCGTCTATGGGGAAGCGAGGGGAGAACCTTATATTGGACAGGTGGCCGTGGCGGCAGTGGTGCTGAACCGGGTTGACCACCGCCGGTTTCCCAAAACGGTAGCGGGCGTGATTTTTCAACCGGGTGCCTTTACGGCAGTCGCGGACGGACAAATCTGGCTTGAGCCGAACTCCACCGCGAGAAAGGCTGCTTTGGACGCCATAAACGGCTGGGATCCTTCCGGAGGCGCCTTGTATTATTTCAACCCGGCAACCGCCACTTCCAGGTGGATTTGGAGCCGACCGCAGATCAAGCGAATTGGAAAGCACATCTTTACAAGGTAG
- a CDS encoding cupin domain-containing protein, giving the protein MDGAQLEKKQGQNYSAVNVGKWEKLDQYTVGPKKNPGKLFLLEVLQLTGMEVSLNKLGPGKQVPFYHSHKENEELYLFIKGKGQFQIDGEILDVEEGTVIRVAPEGVRTWRNHSTEDLYYVVIQAKANSLTAYTATDGVIPDKKVEWPEV; this is encoded by the coding sequence ATGGACGGTGCGCAACTCGAAAAAAAGCAGGGGCAGAATTATTCCGCGGTAAATGTGGGGAAATGGGAAAAACTTGATCAATACACAGTGGGTCCCAAGAAGAACCCAGGCAAGCTGTTTTTGCTCGAAGTACTGCAATTGACCGGAATGGAAGTCTCTCTTAACAAGCTGGGACCCGGCAAGCAGGTGCCCTTCTACCATTCACACAAAGAAAACGAAGAACTTTATCTGTTTATAAAAGGGAAAGGGCAATTTCAGATTGACGGAGAAATCCTTGATGTGGAAGAAGGAACCGTAATTCGGGTGGCTCCCGAAGGAGTTCGGACCTGGCGCAACCATTCAACCGAAGACCTCTATTATGTAGTGATTCAGGCCAAAGCCAACAGCCTTACTGCCTATACCGCCACTGACGGGGTGATTCCTGACAAGAAAGTCGAGTGGCCGGAAGTGTAA
- the yfbR gene encoding 5'-deoxynucleotidase, protein MESHFFAYIYRLRFIERWSLMRNVVKENVAEHTFHVALLTHMLCTIANEVFHKQVPTDNIVSMALFHDLTEVFTGDVPTPVKHHNANILANFRELEQMAAERMAHMVPAELQAVYNPLILEKVDPELSIWIKAADLLDAYIKCVTEEAAGNREFVVAKVQTEQKLRALGLPEVDYFLTHFAPSLQKTLDELS, encoded by the coding sequence TTGGAAAGCCATTTTTTTGCCTATATCTACCGGTTGCGCTTTATCGAACGATGGAGCCTGATGCGAAACGTGGTCAAGGAGAATGTGGCGGAACACACTTTTCATGTGGCCTTGCTGACACATATGCTCTGCACCATCGCCAATGAAGTGTTCCACAAGCAAGTTCCCACTGACAACATTGTTTCCATGGCGTTGTTCCATGATCTGACCGAAGTGTTCACCGGAGACGTTCCAACCCCGGTTAAGCACCACAACGCCAATATCCTGGCCAATTTCCGGGAACTGGAACAGATGGCCGCCGAGCGGATGGCCCATATGGTGCCTGCGGAACTGCAAGCCGTTTACAACCCGTTGATATTGGAGAAAGTGGACCCGGAACTGTCCATCTGGATCAAGGCGGCGGACTTATTGGATGCCTACATCAAATGCGTCACGGAGGAAGCGGCCGGGAACCGGGAATTTGTGGTGGCCAAGGTGCAAACCGAGCAAAAGCTGCGGGCTCTGGGTCTGCCTGAAGTGGACTATTTCCTGACCCATTTTGCGCCGAGTTTGCAGAAGACTTTGGATGAGTTGTCGTAA
- a CDS encoding LPXTG cell wall anchor domain-containing protein, whose product MNVYLLIGLGVLLLLGVIFIFFRKQKYKKVPFYRSKKD is encoded by the coding sequence GTGAATGTATACCTGCTGATTGGATTGGGAGTCCTTCTCCTGCTGGGGGTTATTTTTATTTTCTTTCGGAAGCAGAAATACAAAAAAGTTCCTTTTTACAGATCCAAAAAAGACTGA
- the nifS gene encoding cysteine desulfurase NifS: MEIIYMDHAATTPVRPEVIDAMTHALREAFGNPSSVHQFGKPVRKLVETARYQVAKAIGANAKEIFFTSGGTEADNLAIVGGARANAHRGKHVITAVTEHHAVLDACKYLGQEGFEVTFLPVDEFGRVKLETFRNALRDDTILVSLMHANNEIGTLNPIAEIGGICRERGILFHTDAVQSVGKLPVNVEELRVDLLTLTGHKIYGPKGAGALYVREGVQLEPLVHGGGQEKALRPGTENVPGIVGLGQAIELAVAELKEESTRLAALRDRLIHGILTEIQDSRLNGHPTERLPHNANFSFPGVDGQMLIQALDMKGIAASAGSACTSGQVEPSHVLTGIGLEREVALGSVRLSLGKATSEEDISYVIDQLKELVRQLKH, from the coding sequence ATGGAGATCATTTACATGGACCACGCGGCCACCACACCGGTTCGGCCGGAAGTTATAGATGCAATGACCCACGCACTGCGAGAGGCGTTTGGAAATCCCTCTTCCGTCCACCAATTTGGCAAACCGGTACGGAAACTGGTTGAGACTGCCCGCTATCAAGTCGCCAAAGCGATTGGAGCCAACGCAAAGGAAATCTTCTTCACAAGCGGGGGTACGGAAGCGGACAACCTCGCCATTGTCGGTGGGGCAAGAGCCAATGCCCATAGGGGCAAGCACGTAATTACCGCCGTCACGGAACATCATGCGGTATTGGATGCATGCAAATACCTGGGACAGGAAGGGTTTGAAGTCACCTTCCTGCCGGTTGACGAATTCGGGCGGGTCAAGTTGGAGACGTTTCGCAACGCATTGCGGGACGACACGATTCTGGTGTCCCTGATGCATGCCAACAACGAAATTGGGACCCTCAACCCCATTGCGGAAATAGGCGGCATCTGCCGCGAGCGGGGTATTCTGTTCCATACGGATGCGGTGCAAAGCGTCGGCAAATTGCCGGTGAACGTGGAAGAGCTCCGGGTGGATCTGTTGACATTGACCGGTCACAAAATTTACGGCCCAAAAGGTGCCGGAGCTTTGTATGTACGGGAGGGAGTTCAACTGGAACCGCTTGTCCACGGCGGCGGACAGGAGAAAGCCCTTCGTCCCGGAACGGAAAATGTTCCGGGCATTGTCGGGCTTGGTCAGGCAATCGAACTGGCTGTGGCGGAACTGAAGGAAGAGTCGACCCGGTTGGCAGCGTTACGTGACAGGCTGATTCACGGGATTCTGACCGAAATTCAGGACAGCCGCTTAAACGGGCATCCCACAGAGCGCCTGCCGCACAATGCCAATTTTTCTTTCCCTGGGGTTGACGGCCAAATGCTGATTCAAGCCCTTGACATGAAAGGCATTGCGGCCTCGGCAGGATCCGCCTGTACCTCGGGGCAGGTGGAGCCGTCGCATGTACTGACCGGTATTGGACTGGAACGGGAAGTAGCGTTGGGGTCCGTTCGATTAAGTTTGGGAAAAGCAACATCCGAAGAGGATATCTCATACGTAATTGACCAGTTGAAGGAACTGGTCCGGCAGTTAAAACACTAG
- a CDS encoding S8 family serine peptidase — MRDLKKKLVASLTASVLVLASITGVSAQNSAKQADPAPQKIPVIADLNKNKLFDNLEELLVSAQPGDRIPVIVMFNQAFNDHSYADLETKIGAFAAKFKYDAAFHGFAAELTKGQIDALQKMPFVKQVEYDMPVEVTMNTAKTWFGSEKASTDFGLTGDRDGNPTSYSKNDVVVAIIDTGIDGAHADLDGGKIIGWKDLVNNQTTPYDDNGHGTHVGGIVAGTGEGNAAYKGVAPGAALVGIKVLDKRGSGSMSTVDAGINWAIQNKDVYGIKVINLSLGTSGSSDGTDSTSTAVNTAFANGILPVVAAGNSGPARYTIGSPGAATDALTVGAFADVGENGFNVTDFSSRGPTKDNRIKPDIMAPGFNITAPKTNSTNLYITYSGTSMATPFTAGVAALMLDANYALTPADLKTKITGTAQDWGPAGQDIDYGHGRLQAYEAIKSAGGFTGTGPVVPNHSFVSGTLTGGGTSKTYSHNVTSVDYPVATTLIIKNWTSGIFGGSPDFDLYVYNPSGTLVGQAEGTKRQELVTFNPTVAGTYTIKVYSYSGSGDYLLDVSSK, encoded by the coding sequence ATGAGAGATTTGAAGAAAAAATTGGTCGCCAGTCTCACCGCAAGTGTATTGGTTCTTGCCTCAATCACAGGTGTCTCCGCCCAGAACTCAGCTAAACAAGCAGATCCTGCTCCGCAAAAAATTCCGGTAATCGCTGATCTCAACAAAAACAAACTGTTTGACAATCTGGAAGAACTGCTAGTTTCTGCTCAACCAGGCGACAGAATTCCTGTCATCGTGATGTTCAATCAAGCGTTTAACGATCACTCGTATGCAGATTTGGAAACAAAAATTGGAGCGTTTGCGGCAAAATTCAAGTATGATGCGGCGTTCCACGGGTTTGCGGCGGAGTTGACAAAAGGGCAAATTGACGCTTTGCAGAAAATGCCTTTTGTAAAGCAAGTCGAATACGATATGCCTGTAGAAGTTACGATGAATACGGCCAAAACTTGGTTTGGTTCAGAAAAGGCAAGCACCGATTTCGGTCTTACTGGCGACCGTGACGGCAATCCGACTTCCTACAGCAAGAATGATGTCGTTGTGGCAATCATTGACACCGGGATTGACGGAGCCCACGCCGACCTTGACGGCGGCAAGATTATCGGCTGGAAAGATTTGGTCAATAACCAGACCACTCCCTATGATGATAACGGTCACGGAACGCACGTCGGCGGAATTGTGGCAGGTACCGGTGAAGGAAACGCCGCATATAAAGGTGTGGCACCGGGAGCAGCTCTCGTTGGCATCAAAGTGCTTGACAAACGTGGAAGCGGGTCAATGAGCACCGTTGACGCCGGTATTAACTGGGCTATTCAAAATAAAGACGTTTATGGTATCAAAGTCATCAATCTGTCTCTTGGAACCAGTGGAAGCTCCGATGGTACAGACTCCACTTCAACGGCAGTGAATACCGCGTTTGCAAACGGCATCCTGCCGGTTGTCGCCGCCGGAAACTCCGGTCCTGCACGCTACACCATCGGGTCACCCGGTGCCGCAACAGACGCATTGACGGTAGGCGCGTTTGCAGATGTTGGTGAGAACGGTTTTAACGTAACCGACTTCTCCAGCCGCGGTCCGACAAAAGACAACCGGATCAAACCGGATATCATGGCGCCAGGGTTTAACATAACCGCACCCAAAACAAACTCAACCAATCTTTACATTACGTACAGCGGTACTTCCATGGCAACCCCGTTTACCGCTGGAGTAGCCGCTTTGATGCTCGATGCAAACTACGCCCTGACGCCGGCTGACCTGAAAACCAAAATTACAGGTACAGCCCAAGACTGGGGTCCTGCAGGTCAAGACATCGATTATGGGCATGGTCGTTTGCAAGCTTATGAAGCGATCAAATCCGCAGGCGGATTTACAGGAACTGGTCCCGTAGTTCCAAATCATTCATTCGTCAGCGGTACACTCACAGGTGGTGGAACGTCCAAGACCTACTCCCACAACGTAACTTCGGTAGACTACCCGGTTGCAACCACCTTGATCATAAAAAATTGGACCAGTGGAATCTTTGGCGGTTCTCCCGACTTCGATCTTTATGTATATAACCCAAGCGGAACATTAGTAGGTCAAGCGGAAGGAACAAAACGCCAGGAGCTTGTTACCTTTAATCCAACCGTTGCCGGAACCTATACTATCAAGGTCTATTCTTACAGCGGTTCGGGTGATTACTTGCTCGATGTAAGCTCAAAGTAA